In Capsicum annuum cultivar UCD-10X-F1 chromosome 11, UCD10Xv1.1, whole genome shotgun sequence, one genomic interval encodes:
- the LOC107847314 gene encoding dihydrolipoyllysine-residue acetyltransferase component 4 of pyruvate dehydrogenase complex, chloroplastic, with product MASLSFSASLGVRLTSTASTHRAPTTYKLPIIQSKIREIFMPALSSTMTEGKIVSWIKSEGDVLTKGESVVVVESDKADMDVETFYDGILAAIVVNEGETANVGAPIGLLAENEDEVAEAVARGKGKLVKDEIKAEGGQATVEIEKIKRVVVATPNAKKLAKQHKVDLNKVNGTGPYGRVTSEDVEKAAGISTVSVPAKSVSSAAPAAATHTVPAAATVSLPEIPGSTIVPFTTMQAAVSKNMVESLSVPTFRVGYPVVTDALDALYLKVKKKGVTMTALLAKAAAMALAQHPVVNSSCKDGKSFTYNSSINIAVAVAINGGLITPVLQDADKMDLYLLSQKWKELVEKAKAKQLQPHEYNSGTFTLSNLGMFGVDRFDAILPPGQGAIMAVGASKPSVVANADGFFSVKNKMLVNVTADHRIVYGADLAAFLQTFSKIVENPESLTM from the exons ATGGCATCACTTTCCTTCTCCGCCTCCCTCGGCGTCCGTCTCACCTCCACAGCTTCCACTCATAGAGCACCAACTACCTACAAACTTCCGATCATTCAATCGAAAATTCGCGAGATTTTCATGCCGGCATTGAGCTCAACGATGACCGAAGGTAAGATCGTATCGTGGATAAAATCAGAAGGCGATGTGTTGACTAAAGGAGAATCAGTTGTCGTTGTTGAATCGGATAAAGCTGATATGGATGTTGAGACGTTTTACGATGGGATATTAGCTGCTATCGTTGTTAATGAAGGTGAAACTGCGAATGTCGGTGCGCCTATTGGGTTGCTAGCTGAAAATGAAGACGAAGTTGCTGAAGCTGTAGCTAGAGGTAAAGGTAAGTTGGTAAAGGACGAGATTAAAGCTGAAGGAGGACAAGCTACGGTTGAGATTGAGAAGATTAAGAGGGTTGTTGTTGCAACTCCTAATGCGAAGAAATTGGCTAAGCAGCATAAGGTTGATTTGAATAAAGTTAATGGGACGGGTCCGTATGGACGTGTTACGTCTGAGGATGTTGAGAAAGCTGCTGGAATTAGTACGGTGTCGGTGCCGGCTAAGAGTGTAAGTTCTGCTGCTCCTGCTGCTGCTACTCATACTGTTCCTGCTGCTGCTACGGTTAGTTTACCGGAGATTCCAGGATCGACGATTGTTCCGTTTACTACAATGCAAGCTGCTGTGTCGAAGAATATGGTGGAAAGTCTCTCTGTACCTACATTTCGTGTTGGGTATCCTGTTGTTACCGATGCACTTGATGCTTTATACTTGAAG GTTAAGAAGAAGGGTGTTACGATGACTGCATTGTTGGCCAAAGCTGCTGCGATGGCACTTGCTCAACATCCAGTTGTGAATTCCTCTTGTAAAGATGGAAAGAGCTTTACGTATAACAGCAGTATAAATATTGCTGTTGCGGTGGCCATTAATGGCGGGTTGATTACACCGGTGCTTCAGGATGCTGACAAG ATGGATCTGTATCTGTTATCTCAAAAGTGGAAGGAACTAGTAGAGAAGGCTAAGGCTAAGCAGCTTCAACCACATGAGTACAATTCAG GGACTTTCACGTTATCCAACTTGGGAATGTTTGGTGTGGACCGATTTGATGCCATTCTTCCTCCTGGCCAG GGTGCTATAATGGCTGTTGGAGCATCAAAACCGAGTGTTGTAGCTAATGCTGATGGGTTCTTCAGCGTCAAAAATAAGATGCTG GTGAACGTCACAGCAGATCACCGAATTGTGTATGGCGCGGACTTGGCAGCCTTCCTTCAAACGTTTTCCAAGATTGTTGAGAATCCAGAGAGCTTGACAATGTAG
- the LOC107847313 gene encoding serine/threonine-protein kinase prpf4B — translation MASDSNEPSRRKHHRSPPSDEENGTVEPSKRRKHRHHHRHRHHRHRHHSKKSDSKSEKMETGQGEGEIEAVKIGTVTGVSTLGIDYDMEEGEIIEDDDENIVTDKLGNEDELDMELHEAQGQGPADNVEKVDGDSIASGRHDEQRKSRKTDSSGERKSSDKHLANGSYIDEFHKLHSETRKEDSFAGEESRKQKSYNEDESNLQDQIIKSSTPENAGKKSVRVSSSYDDHHEERHVTRSSKSPDRSRGRSRSKSVLEESFLVPKSHEKDDAYEKESRYRSNIDDEKLGYNRDYQHGSRESSRDREKEHNSSYSRRSRDGYHNRESVDRYWECSMENYRDRVREKGREREWSRERGRESDKERRRGSDKERGRESDKERGRESDRERERKRDRERERDKTRDRERERDREREYERGRGRERERERDSYKEREERERRNRDRDRESRGRSRESDRDRYNDRSSRQRDDGLDYNRRSRHYETDIENERLINHIKTENTKQNAVETDIERSRRDEVEQEDYEEKVVFQLAEQEEEDELDRIKEESRRRRQAILEKYKIKHTQKEQVTQSGDVVEIHMDQSTQRPAAGENVVPVSVDGKSNGADVHVDETTFSVGKSPLQGSHIADEQASGAGGLGQGTPKSERSADMFCDDIFGESPAGIRKTGKGEGVAVERSGLHDNWDDPEGYYSYRFGEILDGHYEIVAAHGKGVFSTVVRAKDLKARPGDPEEVAIKMIRNNETMYKAGMEELVILKKLVGADPEDKRHCVRFISSFKYRNHLCLVFESLHMNLREVLKKFGRNIGLKLTAVRTYAKQLFIALKHLKNCGVLHCDIKPDNMLVNEAKNVLKLCDFGNAMFAGKNEITPYLVSRFYRAPEIILGLSYDHPMDIWSVGCCLFELYAGKVLFPGPTNNDMLRLHMELKGPFPKKMLRKGAFTDQHFDQDLNFLATDEDPVTKKAMRKLIVNIKPKDVSSIISGSSGEDPKMLAHFKDLMERIFVLDPEKRMTVSQALSHPFITGK, via the exons ATGGCCAGCGATTCCAATGAACCTTCTCGTCGGAAGCACCACCGTTCTCCTCCTTCCGACGAAGAAAACGGCACCGTTGAACCGTCGAAACGCCGTAAGCACCGCCACCACCACCGTCACCGTCACCACCGTCACCGTCACCATAGCAAAAAATCCGATTCGAAATCCGAGAAAATGGAAACGGGTCAAGGTGAAGGTGAAATTGAAGCGGTGAAGATTGGTACTGTTACAGGTGTTTCTACTTTGGGGATTGATTATGATATGGAGGAAGGAGAAATTATCGAAGATGATGATGAGAATATCGTGACGGATAAATTGGGGAATGAAGATGAATTGGACATG GAATTGCATGAAGCTCAAGGACAAGGGCCTGCAGACAATGTGGAAAAAGTTGACGGAGATTCCATTGCTTCAGGACGGCATGATGAACAAAGGAAAAGTAGAAAGACTGATAGTTCTGGAGAGAGGAAATCCAGTGACAAGCATTTAGCTAATGGTAGTTACATAGATGAATTTCATAAGTTGCACTCTGAAACACGGAAAGAAGATAGTTTTGCTGGTGAAGAAAGTAGAAAGCAAAAAAGCTACAACGAGGATGAAAGTAACTTAcaggatcaaataataaaatcctCTACTCCTGAAAATGCTGGGAAGAAATCTGTCAGGGTATCATCTTCTTATGATGATCACCATGAAGAGAGACATGTTACAAGGTCATCAAAGTCTCCTGATCGCTCCAGAGGAAGATCACGATCCAAAAGCGTTTTGGAGGAGTCTTTCCTTGTACCTAAGTCTCATGAGAAAGACGATGCATATGAGAAGGAAAGCAGATATAGAAGTAACATTGATGATGAAAAACTTGGATACAACAGGGACTATCAACATGGAAGCCGAGAGTCGTCAAGGGACAGGGAAAAAGAGCATAATTCTAGTTACAGCAGACGCTCAAGAGACGGGTATCATAACAGGGAGAGTGTCGACAGATATTGGGAGTGTAGCATGGAGAATTACAGGGATAGAGTGAGAGAGAAAGGCAGGGAGCGTGAGTGGTCTAGAGAAAGGGGAAGGGAGAGCGATAAGGAGAGGAGAAGGGGGAGTGATAAGGAGAGAGGAAGGGAGAGCGATAAGGAGAGGGGAAGGGAGAGTGATAGGGAGAGGGAAAGGAAGAGGGACAGAGAGAGGGAAAGAGATAAAACTCGAGATAGGGAAAGGGAGAGGGATAGAGAACGAGAATATgagagggggagggggagggagAGGGAGAGGGAGAGAGATAGTTATAAAGAGAGGGAAGAGAGGGAAAGGAGGAATAGGGACAGGGATAGGGAAAGCAGAGGACGAAGTAGGGAGTCAGATAGAGATAGATATAATGATAGGTCCAGCAGACAACGGGATGATGGTCTTGATTATAATAGACGTAGTAGACATTATGAGACCGACATTGAGAATGAAAGGCTAATTAATCACATAAAAACTGAGAACACGAAGCAAAATGCTGTAGAGACAGACATTGAGAGATCTAGAAG AGATGAAGTTGAACAGGAGGATTATGAGGAAAAAGTTGTATTCCAGCTTGCTGAAcaggaagaagaagatgaacttGATAGAATTAAGGAGGAGAGCAGAAGGAGAAGGCAAGCTATTCTTGAAAAATATAAGATTAAGCACACACAGAAAGAACAAGTTACTCAATCCGGGGACGTTG TTGAGATTCATATGGATCAGTCTACTCAAAGGCCAGCAGCCGGAGAGAATGTTGTGCCAGTGTCGGTTGATGGTAAAAGCAATGGTGCAGATGTCCATGTTGATGAGACTACATTTTCTGTTGGGAAATCACCTCTGCAGGGCAGTCATATTGCTGACGAGCAGGCTTCCGGAGCAGGTGGACTGGGACAGGGTACTCCAAAG AGTGAGAGGTCGGCTGACATGTTTTGTGATGATATATTTGGAGAATCGCCTGCTGGCATCAGGAAGACG GGCAAAGGAGAAGGCGTGGCAGTTGAGCGCAGTGGCCTTCATGATAACTGGGATGATCCGGAAGGTTATTATA GTTATCGTTTCGGAGAAATTCTTGATGGCCATTATGAGATTGTTGCTGCTCATGGTAAAGGAGTCTTTTCTACTGTTGTTCGGGCTAAAGATCTCAAGGCTAGACCTGGTGACCCCGAGGAAGTAGCAATAAAAATGATACGCAATAATGAAACAAT GTATAAAGCAGGTATGGAAGAGTTGGTCATACTGAAGAAGCTAGTTGGTGCAGATCCTGAAGACAAGCGTCACTGTGTTCGTTTTATTTCTAGCTTCAAATACCGGAATCATCTCTGTTTAGTTTTTGAGTCTCTTCATATGAACCTCCGTGAGGTTCTGAAGAAGTTTGGACGTAACATTGGACTCAAACTCACTGCTGTGAGGACGTATGCGAAGCAACTTTTCATTGCTTTGAAGCATTTAAAAAATTGTGGTGTGCTTCATTGTGATATTAAACCCGACAACATGTTG GTAAATGAAGCGAAAAATGTGCTGAAGCTTTGCGACTTTGGTAATGCTATGTTTGCTGGAAAAAACGAAATTACTCCATACCTCGTGAGCCGTTTTTACCGTGCCCCAGAGATCA TTCTTGGCTTGTCGTACGATCATCCGATGGATATATGGTCAGTTGGTTGCTGTTTGTTTGAGCTTTATGCTGGAAAAGTGTTATTTCCAGGTCCAACTAATAATGACATGCTTCGTCTTCATATGGAATTGAAAGGTCCATTTCCAAAAAAGATGCTTAGAAAG GGTGCATTTACAGATCAACATTTTGACCAAGATCTCAATTTTCTTGCCACCGATGAGGATCCTGTTACAAAGAAG GCTATGAGGAAGCTGATTGTTAACATCAAGCCAAAAGATGTCAGTTCAATAATTTCAGGTTCTTCAGGTGAAGACCCAAAGATGTTGGCTCACTTCAAGGATCTTATGGAGAGAATATTTGTGTTAGATCCAGAAAAGAGAATGACAGTTTCCCAGGCATTGAGCCATCCATTCATCACGGGCAAGTGA